The nucleotide window GGAGGCGATGGACTTCACCGCGTCCAGGTCGAAGGTCTGGCCGTCCAGGATGTAGTCGGTCAGGCCCTCCTGCAGCAGCTCCACCAGGTACTTCGTCGAGCCGCCGCGCACGAAGCGGGCCTTCACCCCGGCGGCGCGCATCATGTCCCTGAGGTAGGCCACGAACGCCAGCGCGATGCCGCCGCTGCCGGCCTGGAACGAGAACCCGTTCTTCATGATGCCGGACTCGCGCACGAACCGCGCGATGTACTCGGCGATGAGCAGCCGGTCGGGACTCTTCGTGATCTCGGTGGTGCCGCTCACGATCTTCGAGGGATCGCCGATGGACGGCACCTCCACCACGTAGTCCACGTGGTTGCCCTGGATCTGCCAGGGAATGCACGGGAACGGCACCAGGTTGTCGGTGACCACGATCACCCGGTCGGCGTACATGGAGTCGGCCAGCGCGAAGCCCAGCGAGCCGCACGCGGAGCGGCCGTGCGATCCGTCGGCGTTGCCGAAGGGGTCCGCCGTGGGCGCGGCGATCACCGCGACGTCCACGTGCACCTCGCCGTCCTGGATGGCCTGGAAACGGCCGCCATGGGAGCGCAGCACGCCCAGTCCGCGCATGCGGCCCTGGGTGCAGTAGTCGCCCAGCGGGCCGTTCATGCTGCCCTCGATGTGGTGCACCACGCCCTTCTCCATCAGCTCGATCACCGGAGCCTGGCAGGGGAACGAGGCGGACGGGAACCACAGGAGGTCCTTCACCCCGAGCTTGGCGGCGGCCTGCAGGGCCTGCAGCGCCACGATGTCGCCGTTGCGCAGGTGATGGTGGTTGGAGATGGTCATGCCGCTCTTCAGGCCGCACTTCTTCAGCGCGGTGGCGAGGTCCTTCACCCGCTTGTCACCGTCGTCCGGATAGTCGGTGGCGCGGCGGACCGGCGGGGCGGCCTTGCGGCCGGTGGCGGCGTGCCCGCCGACCCCCGCAAAGGGCGCCTGCGCGTGCCCGTTCACCACCGCGGGGACCAGCCGGCCGGCGGCGTTGCGCACCAGGTCCATCTGCTTCGCGCTCACTTCTTCACCTCCGCCCCGGGTGCGAGGCCCATGGCGCGCGCCTGTTTCACCAGCTTGAGGGCGCGGTTCACCACCGGCGGGTCGATCATCTTGGAACCGAGGCTGATCACTCCCAGGCCCTTCGCTTGTGCGTCCTCGAAAGCCGCCACGATGCGCAGCGCCTTCTCGATCTCGGCCGGCGTGGGCGCGAAGGCCTGGTGGATGACGTCAATCTGGCGCGGGTGCACGCAGCCCATGCCCTCGAAGCCGAGGGCGCGGGCGGACCCGGCCCACGCGCGCAGGCCGTCCAGGTCGCCGATGTCGCCGTACACCGAGTCGATGGCCTGCAGGCCCGCGGCCCTCGCTGCGTTCAGCATCCGCAGGCGCGCCCAGCGACTCTCCTCACCCTCCCGCGTCTTCACCACCCCCATGTCGGCGGTGTAGTCCTCGAGGCCGATGGTGAGTGCCACCACCAGGTCGGATGCGGTGGCGATTCCGAACGCGTGCTCGATGCCCAGCGCGGACTCCAGGATGGGCATCAGCCAGACGGGGCGCTTCAGGCCGTCACGCTTCCGGATGGCGCGGATGCGGCGGTCCACCGCCTCCACCTGTTTCGCGGACTCCACCTTGGGGATCAGGACCAGGTCCGGCTGCTCGGGGATCACCTCGTCCAGGTCCTCGAGTCCCAGGGGGAGCTGGTTGATGCGCACCATGCGCTCGCCGGGGCCGAAGTCCACGGCGCGGAGCGCGTTGCGCACCAGCACCCGTGCGGCGTCCTTCTCCGCGGGGTGCACCGAGTCCTCGAGGTCCAGGATCACGGCGTCGGCGTGGTACAGCCCGGCGTTGGCCATGAACTTGGGCTCGTTGCCCGGAAGGTAGAGACGCGAGCGGCGCAGGCGGTCGCGCGCGCCCGGCCCGGGCCGCGCCACTGCGGTGGGCAGCGCACGCCTGCCGGCGCCCAGTCCCGCGCGGCGTGCGGCGGCCTCCAGGCGCGCATCAATGGTCCACGGCAGCGCGCCGGCGTCGCGGAGGACCACCTTCGCGTGGGCCACACCGAGTTGCCCGAGCGTGGCGGTGGCCTGCCGGCGGATGTTCTCGCCGTAGTAGACCTCCACCTTGGATCGCAGCTCGATCTCGATCCCGCCGCTCGGGCGCGGCTCGATCGTGACGTGCAGGTCGGAGCGGACCGATTCGCCCATGCGGCCGGCCTCGCCGCAGCGGACGGCCGCGCCGCCCGCGGCCGTCGGCGGATCCCGGCGAACGCGGCCTGCACCCTTGCGGGTCTTCGTGGGTTTCATGCGTCGGCCCCCTGTCCGTGAGGAGGTAGGGCAAGCACTCATGCCTGCCGGGGTACGAGCGGATCTTTGGCAGGCATGAATGCCTGCCCTACAAGTGCGCCAGGATCGCGTCGGTCAGCTGCCGGGTGGAGGCGGCGCCCTTCGTGAGCGCCTCCGCGCCTCCGGGCAGGCGCATCATGTCGTAGGTGCGCACCTTGCCCTCCTTCACCACCGCCGCCACGGCGTCGCGCACCTTCTTCGCGCGGGCCTCCTCGCCCACGTGGTCGAGCATCAGCGCGGCGGAGAGGATCATGGCGATGGGGTTCACGATGGACGGATTCAGCTCCTGGTACTTGGGTGCGGAGCCATGCGTGGGCTCGAACACCGCCACCTCGTCGCCGATGTTGGCGGAGGAGGCGAAGCCCAGCCCGCCCACCAGGCCGGCGAACGCGTCGGAGACGATGTCGCCGAACAGGTTGCTGGCCACCACCACGCCGTAGTGTTCGGGGTTCTTGGTGAGCCACATCATCATGGCGTCGATGTTGTCGGTGCTGAGCTTGATGCCGGGATACTCCGGCGCCATGCCCTTGGCCACTTCCTCGATCAGCCCCGAAGTCTCGCGCAGCACGTTGGGCTTCTCGCACACGGTCACGATCTTGTACCCGTGCCTCTTCGCGTACTCGAATGCCGCGCGCACGATGCGCTCGCTGGCCTTGCGGGTGATGCAGCGGATGGCGATGGCCAGGTCCTTGCCCGGCACGTCCTTGAACGGGGCGAACTTCTTGTGCGAGCCCAGGGCCTCGCGCACCGCGGCCGGCGGGTCGCTCCACTCCACGCCCGCGTACAGCCCCTCGGTGTTCTGGCGGAAGATCACCGCGTTCACCGGCGGCTCCTCGAAGCCGCCGCCGGCGGTCTTGCGGATGAAGTTGAGCGGGTTGCCGCCGAAGGCGATGCAGGGGCGCAGGCATATGTCGAGGTTGAACTTCTGCCGCATGCCCACGATGGGGCTGAAGTAGGTGAGGCCCTTGCCCTGCAGTTCGGGCTTCAGCTCCGCCTCCGAGGCCTTCCTGGGCTTCGAGGTGATGGCTCCGAACAGCCCCAGCCGGTGCTTCTTCAGCAGCTCGATGGTGCGTTCCGGGAGCGCGTTGCCCTCGTTCACCCAGCAGTCCCAGCCGATGTCCGCGTGGACGTACTCGGCGTCGAATCCGACCTTCTGCAGCACCCGCACCGCCTCGGGCAGCACCGTCTTGCCGATGCCGTCCCCGGGCATGGTGACCACCGTGTGACGCGCCATCTCCTCATCCTCCCCGCATGGGGCGGGCTCGCGTGCCCGCCGGCGACTTTGCAGGCAGGTCAGGCGTGCATGCCTGGCCTGCGGCTCGATCCTGAACTCCCGCCAGGCTTGAATGCCTGACCTACTTCATCTTGCTCCGGACCAGGTTCTCCACGCCGCCGGCCACCACCAGCCCCTGCGGCACGCTGCCCAGCGGCGGGAACCGGAAGGGCCTGCCGCGCCAGGTGATCACGCCGGTCTTGAAGTCGATGTCCAGCGGATCGCCGGGTATCAGCGTCTTCTGTTTCGCGGCGATCCCGGCCTGGAAGGCTTCCTTCAGGGTGCGCACCAGTTCCGGGGTCTCCACGCACAGGAAGCCGTTGTTGAACGCGTTGCGCAGGTAGGTCTGCGAGAAGCTGCCCGCGATCACCAGCGGGATGTCCTTCGCCTGCAGCGCGGTCACGGCCTGCTCGCGGCTGGAGCCGGTGCCGAAGTTGAACCCGCCCACCAGGATGTCGCCCGCGCGCGCGTTCCTGGCGAAGTCGGGGTCGTAGTTCTGCATCACGACCTCGGCCATCATTTCGCGGGTCATGTCCTCGCGGTAGGTGTAGTCCTTCCCGTAGATGCCGTCGGTGTTGAGGTTGTCCTGCGGGGCGAAGACCAGCCGGCCGGAGAGCTTCTCCGGGAAGCCGGGCAGGATCTCCACGGCCTCGGCCGTGCCGGAGGCCGGCGCGGCCAGTGCCTCGTAGCGGCGGGTGAGGGCCCGGCGCGGCGCGTCGGCGGCGCCGGTGATGAACCCGGCGGCCGCGGAGGCGGCCACCACCTCGGGGCTGGCCAGGTAGCACTGGGCGTCGCGCGAGCCCATGCGGCCCTTGAAATTCCGGTTGGTGGCGGAAATTCCCACCTCGCCGGCCTCCAGCAGGCCGGTGCCCAGGCCGATGCACGGTCCGCAGCTCGCCGGCAGCGCGGTGGCCCCGGCCTCCATCAGCGTGCCCCACGCGCCGCTCTTCTCGGCGGCCGCCTGCACCTCGGCGCTGGCGGCGGCCACGTAGAACTTCACGCCCGCGGCCACCTTCTTCCCGCGGATCACCTTCGCCGCGGCCTCCAGGTCCGAGAGGCGCGAGTTGGTGCACGAGATCAGGTAGGCCTTGTGGATCGCCACCTTCTTCGGCGCCACGTCGGCCAGCGCCGCCATCACCTGCACCGTGTCGGGCCCGGAGACGTGCGGCGTGACCTCGGCCAGGTCCAGCGTGATGCGCGCGGCGTAGGCGGCATCCGCGTCGGCGGCCGGCGGGTTGCGCTTCCACCCGGCGATGTCCGCCGCGGTGAACCGCTCCACCCCCTGCGCCTTGAGCAGCGCGTGGCGGCCTTCCAGGTACGCGATCGTGGTGGCGTCCACCGGGAACACCCCGGCCAGCGCGCCCCACTCGGTGCTCATGTTGGCGATGGCCAGGCGCTCGTCCATGGAGAGGCTGGCCACGCCCGGGCCGGCGAACTCCACCACCGCGTTGAGCACCTCCTCGCGGTTGTACAGGCCGCACAGCGTGATGATCACGTCCTTGCCGGCCACGCCCGGCGGCAGCTTCCCTTCGAGGCGCACCTGCACCGTGCGCGGGATCTGCCACCAGAACTCCCCGGTGGCCCACACCGCGGCGGCGTCGGTGCGCACCACCGGCGTGCCCAGCGCGCCCAGCGCGCCGTAGGTGTTGGAGTGCGAGTCGGATGCCACCACCAGCGCGCCCGGCACGGCGTAGCCCTTTTCCACGATGAGCTGGTGGCCGATGCCGGTGCCCGCGGGGTAGAAGTCCACCCCGTGCTCCTTCGCGAAGGCCTCGATGGAGCGGTACTTCCTGAGATTGTCCTCGGCGGTGTTCTGGATGTCGTGGTCCAGCGCGAACACCGGCTGTCTCGCGTCCCGGATGCGAGGCGCGCCGATGCTCTTGAACTTCTTCATCACCGCCGACGTGTTGTCGTGGGTCATGATGTGCCGCGGGCGCAGCGACACGAAGTCGCCCGCGCGCAGCGGCCGGTCCGGACCTTCCGCCAGGTGGGCCTGGCAGATCTTCTCGGCGAATGTCTGGC belongs to Candidatus Eisenbacteria bacterium and includes:
- a CDS encoding citrate lyase subunit alpha (citrate-ACP transferase, the alpha subunit catalyzes the formation of (3S)-citryl-CoA from acetyl-CoA and citrate); this encodes MDLVRNAAGRLVPAVVNGHAQAPFAGVGGHAATGRKAAPPVRRATDYPDDGDKRVKDLATALKKCGLKSGMTISNHHHLRNGDIVALQALQAAAKLGVKDLLWFPSASFPCQAPVIELMEKGVVHHIEGSMNGPLGDYCTQGRMRGLGVLRSHGGRFQAIQDGEVHVDVAVIAAPTADPFGNADGSHGRSACGSLGFALADSMYADRVIVVTDNLVPFPCIPWQIQGNHVDYVVEVPSIGDPSKIVSGTTEITKSPDRLLIAEYIARFVRESGIMKNGFSFQAGSGGIALAFVAYLRDMMRAAGVKARFVRGGSTKYLVELLQEGLTDYILDGQTFDLDAVKSIASDPRHVATSPFTSYNDHGKGNFAQMVDVAVLGATEVDVNFNANVVTHSDGRLLHGIGGWQNCLHGGCSILAVPSFRDRIPVIVDKVTTLTGPGDLVDVIVTERGIAINPLRTDLLDATRGSGLPIKPIRQLKKEIEAICGGPPARPRLTKQPVAVVKWVDGTVLDTVWGVEK
- a CDS encoding citrate lyase ACP translates to MGESVRSDLHVTIEPRPSGGIEIELRSKVEVYYGENIRRQATATLGQLGVAHAKVVLRDAGALPWTIDARLEAAARRAGLGAGRRALPTAVARPGPGARDRLRRSRLYLPGNEPKFMANAGLYHADAVILDLEDSVHPAEKDAARVLVRNALRAVDFGPGERMVRINQLPLGLEDLDEVIPEQPDLVLIPKVESAKQVEAVDRRIRAIRKRDGLKRPVWLMPILESALGIEHAFGIATASDLVVALTIGLEDYTADMGVVKTREGEESRWARLRMLNAARAAGLQAIDSVYGDIGDLDGLRAWAGSARALGFEGMGCVHPRQIDVIHQAFAPTPAEIEKALRIVAAFEDAQAKGLGVISLGSKMIDPPVVNRALKLVKQARAMGLAPGAEVKK
- a CDS encoding isocitrate/isopropylmalate dehydrogenase family protein is translated as MARHTVVTMPGDGIGKTVLPEAVRVLQKVGFDAEYVHADIGWDCWVNEGNALPERTIELLKKHRLGLFGAITSKPRKASEAELKPELQGKGLTYFSPIVGMRQKFNLDICLRPCIAFGGNPLNFIRKTAGGGFEEPPVNAVIFRQNTEGLYAGVEWSDPPAAVREALGSHKKFAPFKDVPGKDLAIAIRCITRKASERIVRAAFEYAKRHGYKIVTVCEKPNVLRETSGLIEEVAKGMAPEYPGIKLSTDNIDAMMMWLTKNPEHYGVVVASNLFGDIVSDAFAGLVGGLGFASSANIGDEVAVFEPTHGSAPKYQELNPSIVNPIAMILSAALMLDHVGEEARAKKVRDAVAAVVKEGKVRTYDMMRLPGGAEALTKGAASTRQLTDAILAHL
- the lysF gene encoding homoaconitase; this translates as MGQTFAEKICQAHLAEGPDRPLRAGDFVSLRPRHIMTHDNTSAVMKKFKSIGAPRIRDARQPVFALDHDIQNTAEDNLRKYRSIEAFAKEHGVDFYPAGTGIGHQLIVEKGYAVPGALVVASDSHSNTYGALGALGTPVVRTDAAAVWATGEFWWQIPRTVQVRLEGKLPPGVAGKDVIITLCGLYNREEVLNAVVEFAGPGVASLSMDERLAIANMSTEWGALAGVFPVDATTIAYLEGRHALLKAQGVERFTAADIAGWKRNPPAADADAAYAARITLDLAEVTPHVSGPDTVQVMAALADVAPKKVAIHKAYLISCTNSRLSDLEAAAKVIRGKKVAAGVKFYVAAASAEVQAAAEKSGAWGTLMEAGATALPASCGPCIGLGTGLLEAGEVGISATNRNFKGRMGSRDAQCYLASPEVVAASAAAGFITGAADAPRRALTRRYEALAAPASGTAEAVEILPGFPEKLSGRLVFAPQDNLNTDGIYGKDYTYREDMTREMMAEVVMQNYDPDFARNARAGDILVGGFNFGTGSSREQAVTALQAKDIPLVIAGSFSQTYLRNAFNNGFLCVETPELVRTLKEAFQAGIAAKQKTLIPGDPLDIDFKTGVITWRGRPFRFPPLGSVPQGLVVAGGVENLVRSKMK